The Prionailurus viverrinus isolate Anna chromosome B2, UM_Priviv_1.0, whole genome shotgun sequence genome contains the following window.
CTGGAACACTGCGTTTTAACCCCAAACCCAGATCTTACTGGTTCATATAATTGCATCAGAAAGTCAGCCTTTCCTGGCTGAAACGGAGCTTGGAAAAAAGCAGTGCGTTTGGCACACATTCCCTCAGCTTAGCATCTCCTCCTGGATTAAGAAGAGGATGGAGTCTGTTTATTTCATCCTTATCCACTACAGGTGTGCCGGTGTCTCTAAAAGCAAAGCACCACCATTAATTACTATACAGAATTGCTTCGTCCCCAGTGACATAATGGAAAAATGGGGGCTTACCGTGTCAAGACAGCGCTGAGTTCCTATCCTCAGGCTGCCACATAACATATGGCCTTGGGCGACTTATGTGGCCCTTCTGCATTTACTTCCTGAGAACGGGGTTAGGGGGAGACAATGTGTGTGCGGAGTCCCCGTCCCTGGGTAGCAGGTCTAAAGCCCTGCTTTGCCTGGTGGTAGGCATTACCGAGGAGGGGGGATTACGATGAGGGGCTGAGTGGCCTGGAATCCCAATTACCCTTAGCGTCTGGAGCAGACTTTAGCTCTAAATCCGGAACATCCTAGCGAGAGGTCACATGGCCAATCTTGCGATTCCCATCCTGGTTCCCGgcttggaatttttcttttgtggtggACTTAGCCCTTCCGGAGGGCACCAGGGGCGGAAGCCGGGCAGGACAGGAACTGCAGAGtcagggtctctctctctctctcctgcagctGCCTGACTCTGCCAGACCAACACAAGCTGAAGCTCAAGTCCCCAGTCGTCAAGAAGCAAGCTTGCCCCCAGTGGAAGCACTCCTTCACGTTCAGTGGCGTAAGCCCTTCTCAGCTGAGGCAGTCCAGCCTGGAGTTAACCGTCTGGGACCAGGCCATCTTTGGTGTGAACGACCGCTTGCTGGGGGCAGCCAGGCTTGGTTCCAGTAAGTCCGTCCGAGGTATTTATTGGGCCTAAGCAGCACGGCTTATCCTTAGCGACTGTCTTACGTGGTTACCACTGAAAGGGCCATCGTGCTTCCATGACGGCAGGTGATTTGACGGACTTGGAAATGGCCTAACTCACCACAATTAAGGAGATGGCCACGTCTAGTTCTTACTCTACAACTGAGCTCTAATAGAGAAGCATTTCAACAATTTAGATCAGATGTAGATGACACAAAAATGATAGGCTTCAAAATGGGCTGGGTACAGTACTGGCTTTTGTTCGTGGTGTCCATCATAAAAGGATTATTTTCTTACGGGAAAATACCTTAATCCAAACAAATGGCGACTCAAAGTAGCTCAGGAAGAGTGGGACGAAAGGGTGATGCTCCTCGGTGTTGCTGGGCTGGGGTGCTGCTGGCTTTGTGGGGGAGGCGGCCCTTGGTGCAGGGGGTCGCAcaccctggcccctgcccacaaGTAGTGCCCCTCAAACACTGTGCCAACCAGAGACACCTGCACCCATctccagagccccccccccccgcccctctgaAGACAAACCAGAATCGTTCAATTACTGTTTTGAAAGGCACATTGTTCAAGGCACACCCCCTTCCCGTCGGGATTCCTTTCTGTCTGCAAACCTGGCTCCCAGTCTGGGACACCCCCTCCCCTCGATCCACGGCCACAGTAATGTATTAAGACCGTCCACTCACCTCGAAGAGCCAACCCACCAAACGCGTCCCCTCCTTTCAAACTATGGGAAAGAAAGCAGCTTTGGGCTCTGAAGTCCACACAGGATTTAGGAAGGGAGGCCCGAGCGCGTTCTGTTCCAAGTTTCGTATCGGGGCAGAGGTGGTCTTGCCCTTCCCCACCAGTGGTTGGCATTTTCATATGGTCTTGAGGTGAAAAACGCTTTAAGAGGTTtgtctttggctttttaaaatactttttagagtaagagcctgaatgggggaggggcagggaaggggacagagaatctgaagcgggctctgtgctgacagccagtcgaatgcttaactgactgagccacccaggtgcctcgattgtcctcctttttaaaaagccacggtgaggcgcctgggtgggtcagtcggtaaagcgtctggctcttgactttggctcaggtcacgatctaacggttcgtgggctcgagccccacgctgggctctgcgctggcagcacggagcctgcttggggctctctcccCCGCActcgcgctctcaaaaataataaagccgAGGAAAGGGCTGGGAGGGTGGCATGTCTCGTCACCCCCCATTACTGATTTGTCACCTCACTGCCCTCGCAGAGGAAGACGCAGCTGGCGGTGTGGACTCATGCTCTCAGTCAGAGCTTCAATGGCAGAAAGTCCTTTCCAGCCCCAATCTGTGGACAGACCTGACACTCACTCTTCACTGAAGCCAAGGTTCCAGTCCGCAGTGGGAGTCTCGAGTGCcgcatgccagaaggtggctggACGCGTGGGTGTGGACACTCGCCGGCTGCAGCTGTAGCGAGAACATTCCTCCACACCCCCACGTGTATTTATGTTCAACGGCTGATGGTATAAACATGAGTCTCAGGTTGGTTTTGTGCTGAGGTGTGGAAATGGTCCGATTTCAATAAATGGTCAACACTCCCCTCTGTCCCCCGGTGCTTATCAAAGAGTGAAACTTACGGCACGTGCATTTGAAAGAAACATTAAGAGCCCTGGCGGGTGTTAGGTCCCTCGAGGAGGCAGATCAGGCTGCCGAGGGGACCCCCGTTTCGGCTCGGTAAGCGCCAGGGTCCACCCGAGGGGCAGCAGCAGGTCTGGAGAGCACGGCCCCCAGGGCCGCTCGGATGCAGAGTCCGACGAGGACCCTCCCACCCCGACACACAAGTACACACCCACGGCCACGGCTTGCCTTgcacatctttttatttctcaatcTGTGGTGCGGGGTTCATCTGCACAGGACTCTTGCCCGGAAAGGAAAAGGACACAGCTGAGCGTGACAGGGCACCGGTGGCGAGACCTGGCATTTCAACAACTTTTCGAGGAAGCGGTAGGTCAGAACAGGTTCTCCTTGTGGGAACGGAGACCGGACCAGGTTGGAAGAGTCCCTTCATAGCTGGGTGGGGCCTGAATTATCCGAACAGCATGTGTGCATGGTTTCAAACAAGAAGCTCGGACAGAAAACCGAGCCGTGCATGGTCCGTTACGTGCACAGAGAGCAGAGTGAAAAGTCATGTTCACAGATGTGATTACAGCAGTTAATCAACCTCATCACTGCCCTCACGTCACATCACCTGCCATGGTTGCATGGTTAATATGTAATTCTTTTATTCTGTAAAAGGTAACAAAATATACAGAATGAAACTTTCCCTTTGTAAAACTAATGTTACAAACCCATATTGTCACATATATAAATACTATTCTCGACAGCTGATCATTAATTGGTGTGAGTCCAACAAGGTAGCCCTCTGttaagcaagaaaacaaaagttcatCTAAGACTGGAGTGTCCTCCCTGTTGATCCCGaactggaggaggggaggaagaaaaatcagtgTGTGCACTGTGTGTGAGTGCTTTAGACTCGGTTTTCAAGATAATTTTCacccctcaaaaaacaaatatacaaagatGGATCCTTCATAGAAATCAAAAATCAACTTGAGCTaatttcaaatacagaaaaaagtatGGCACAGAATATAAGCCACGATGTGGTTTTAATTACAGGGAATCTTGTATCACACATGCCAGCATGGACTTCACAGGCATCTTTCCTTAATTCAGTCCTGCTATAGGCAAAGACCAGGAGGTGATTCAATAACAGTAATAATGAAACCAGGCCTGTTTGGCACAATGATACAATTGGGAAAAATAAACCAGGGAAGCGTCCACTGATCCCAGCCCCAGAATATTCCCGCTGACATAACTACTCTCATTTTAAAGGAACTGGACTtcgatgggggtgggggttctaGATTTAAAGAACTACAAATACAAGCTCTGGAGTCTGCCAGCGATCCCCCCACGAAGCCCAGATGTGAGGCCCCAcccctgtgccccaccccaccccagtcctgGCCTCACATGGCCTCGAACTCGTCGATCCGCTGCTTGGTGTTGCCCTGCCGGATCTGACGCAGCGTCTTGTACTTGTCCCGGCCTTGCCTCATGTTCTCGTTGTGGATGATGTCGTTGTGGGTCCTCTTGTTCTCGTCCCTGGCCTGGGACAGCTCGTTGGTCAGGGTCTACAACGTGAAGCAGCACAGGTCAGGCACGACCAGGAGAGGTGGGTGCGGGGGGACAGCCCCCGCGCCACCCTGGGAGACAGGAGGAGGGGCGCCCCCCAGCCCGCTGCCCTCACCATCAGCTGCCGCTGCACCCGCTCGTTCTTCTCGGCCTCGGTGATGCGCTTCTCCTCGTTGCGGTCGTCCAAGATGCCCTCGCTCGAGAGCTCGGCGCTGTAGCCCGTGTGCTCTGCGCCCTCGTCCTGCAGGCTGTCCTGGACGTGGTAGCTCACCGGCTCGTAGacaggggggggcgggggcgggggggcggtcaTCACCAGGTGCAGCTCCTCCTTGGTCTTCACCAAGTCATCCTGGGCTTCTTTGGCCTTTGAAAGTAGTCGGGACACAGGTGACCCACTTGTCACAAGGAACCACGTGTTTAGACCATCTTTGGAAGAATCCCCTTTTCTTAAACCAACGAAGGCTTCTGCACCTCGTCTCGCCACTCGCCTCCCCTTCCCCTGGCGGGCTGGGTGCATGAGCCTAAGCGGCACGGAGCGGAGGAGGGGACCACGTGTCCCTGTGCAGGGTCTGACCAGCCTCTTCCCGAGTCTGGGGCTCCAGATCCTCTGAGCAGTTCTCAACTGTGCCCAGGgcataaaaaaaattgatgccAGGGGGTCGACTTTAAGAACCATAGCTTCTTAGGGCGCCtaagtagctcagttggttgagcatccggctttggctcaggtcatgatctcacggttcatgagtttgagccccacatcgggctctgtgctgacagctcagaacctggagcctgcttcggattctgtgtctccctctctctgcccctcccccacttgcattctctctcttaaaataaatattaaaaaatttttttttaaaaaccccataCTTTTCTTCTGTGCCTAATTCTAGAATATGTTCATTGTATAGGTTTCTTAAAGGGAACTTACTAAACAAGAAACCCTCTAGCCACCAGAAAAAGCCACTATAGTGTTTTAGAGTGCAGCTTTGTTCTCCTTCCTGGTGTGGCCACTCTTCATTAAGCTCCTCACTGCCTGCCTGCACTGTGTTCAAGCACTTTCCTACCTGCCATTACCCCTAAACCTTCCGGCAACTTCTTGGCGGTACAAAAAATCATGCCTATCTTGCTGCCACTCCAGCCCTGGAGATGAGCTTAGTTTGAAATCAGCTTTTGCCACTTAATACCTTATAATGAGTGCTTTCTCCAAAACCTAAAGACCAGAGATCTGCATGCAACTTGGATTCGGGGCGTGGGGGCCGAATGGTGAGGGAGGCACCAGGGAAGGACAGTGGGAGGTCCATGTGGGGGGCTGTCACAGCTCAGCAGATGTCTACACGGAACCACATCCAAAGCTCCCCTGGGGACCATGCTTTTCTGCTGGGTGTGGGGGGACTCCCAGCTGGAGAGACCGGCTCCCCGGACACTGCAGCGGAACATGGTTCTTACTGTTACAGCTACAATTCATTCAACCCTCTGCAGGCTGGTCCTCAGAGCAACCTCACAGGTTGGCTATTAGTCCTGATCtgcaatgaggaaactgaggcttggagaggtcaGGCCCCTGTCCTATCACACAGGGAGGAACAGAGTGGAGACCCTTGCCTGCATCCTGAGACCTTGAGCCTGGGCCTTTGCATGGTGCCACGCTGCATACGCTAGGGGTCGCGAGAGGCAGGAGGCCTTGGGTGGCCCGTTGCCAGGGGCACCCACACAGCTGCGTCGGAAGCTGGCACCTGATGGGGCCGAAAGGTctgaggcggggggcggggacacGGCAAGGTGGGTGGAACTGAACCCGAGGCTCCCTGCTGGGCAGACCGAGCCTGCCCCTGGGGGGGTCTGGCTcatgacgggggaggggggggggggtggtggtgccgCCAGCCCCAGCCCCGAGCGCGCGCACTCACCCTGTGCTGCCACTCCTCCACCTCGTCCTCCTTGCGCCGCCGGGCCTCCTCCAGGAGCGCGATCTTGGCAGTGTACTCGGCCAGCTCCGCGGCCTGGCGGGGCGCACAAAGCTCCGATTACCGTGGGGCCTGTGGCCAGAGCCCTCTTGCCGACGGACGGCCTCGTGTTTTGGCAACTGGCCCCGTGGGCAACTCAGCCTCGTGCCCGCCTCCTCCCCGGCCGCTGCTGCCCACTGTGCCCTCGAGGCCTCGCTCAGAGGACCACGGTGGAACCACCCGAGGTCCACCCACCGGGACGGCCTCTCCCACCAGGCTGAAAGCCCTCGAGCAGGTGGTTTTCCGGCCACGGACACAAAGGACGGATGATACAGCGGGTGTCACTGTGTCATCCCCAGAGGCGGCCTCTCCGTGCTTCAGCCTCGTGAAACTCAGGGAGCTCGTACCAGCTGCTCCTGGCTCTTTATCTGATCCGCCGCCTGCCGCTCCAGCTCCTCCTTGGCCCGCAGAGCAGCCACGCGGTCAGCCTCCAGGCGCTCTGCCTCCTCCTGTGCAcgcttcctctcctcctccagctgcagGGCTCTCTGAATCTGGTCCGAGAGTTCTGGAGAGAGGGCACAGACCCAGGACTGCTCGACGGATTCGGCCAGGGGCCCCGAATTCCCAGCCCAGAGGCACAGGATGGGGTCCGGGGCGGGAACCACCCCACGGGCTACAAAGCACTGCACCGGGGCCTCTGCTTCCACGGACACCGAAGGGAAAAGCACTCTGGGGCGCGTTCCTGCTGCGCACATCGGCATCCTCACCGTGGTCAGAAACTGCTGCGCAGGGTTTCTCCCTCCTGGCCAGGGCCAGGCTCTCCTGGCAAATGCAGGAATTGCCCCGCCTGCCCAAGTTTTAGTTTCTAAGACGGGCCAGGGCCACGTGGCATGGTTTGGGCAGTCactagccgtgtgaccttgggcaaactgtTTTACCCGCTAAACTTTAACATCCTCAACAGGAAAACGGGGGTAACTCAGTACTAACCCCAAAGGAGTGAGGAATGGAAATTTAAAAGGATGATGTGCAGAAAGCACTTAGAACCGTACAGAACCACCCGGTCCAACCCCTCGTCATCGGCTCTGGTCCGCGAGCCTCTACTGTGGGTGCCGTGTTCACCGGAGACCATCCTGGCTGTGAGCGTACTGCCCGGCCACCTGGCCCTCGCCGCGGGGATGCTGGCCTACGGCAAAAGTGCCCAGCACACACCcacctttctctgccttcttggtTTTCTGCTCGAAGTCCTGCAGCCTGAGCATCAGCTCCTCCTTCTCCCGCATcatctgctccttctctctctccacggtttctctcctcttcttctcgGTTTCCAGCTGCTGCctgttggggggcaggggggcacgGGAAGGCTAGGAGCTGGCAGGCACTTGCCACGTCACCAGCGCCCAGTCCAGGACCGCCCTCCAATGGAAGGGACTCCGCAGTGGCAGCAGCGACCCCCGGCGCTCCCGCCCCGGGGCCCTCCCGCTGCCCGGCCCGCAGCGGGGCAGCTCCACCCTCGTTGGCCAGGTGAGGTGCCCGCGGCTCCTCCGACGGGGAAGGGCCCGGGTGTCCCGAGGGCAGTGAGCCCAGGCAGACGCCGCCCCGCCCCGCTGGCCTCCCGCCCGCTCACCGCTCCAGCTGCTTCTGGTGCTTCTCCTCCCGCGCCTGAGCCTTCATCTGTTGCACCTCGATGGTGTCGGGCTTCCTGCGGCGCATGTACAGCTCGTGATTGCCCATGCACAGCTGCAGGATCCGCTTGTTAATTCGCAGGCGGGGGGCATAGAACACGAAGTCCTACAGAACAGAACAGGGCCGACCCTCAGGGGGAGCTCCCTCCTCTGGCTGTCTTCTTCCAAACCCGACTTCACAAAGTTCCGGATAACCTTTTCCAAAAGGACAAATGCGGCCACAATGGGGCTTCAAGGAAAAGCCAGGGACAACAAGTGGCCAGACAGAAAGTCCCTGGTGTCACCGGATTTGGATTCTCCGGAACAAAGGGAGCAAGTGTGTGTGGTCTTTGCAGGTGTACACGCGCACTGAAACCCCTCTGGCTGGACTACGAAGCCCCTCTCTAGGACAGGGGGTCTTACGGCCTTGGGAAACCCAGCACCCCGATTCCTGTGCTGCCTGATCTGCAGGTAACACCCATCCCCAGCAACCCCAGAGCCACCATGTCCAAGTCTTGCCTGGGGTGCGGCTTGTCTCCCTGCCTCAACAGTCACCTCCTACACTGCCACCAGCTGTCATTCAGGTCACTACCGGACGCCTGATGCCAGCCTGTTTAGCTCCAGGACCAGGTACAAATACCGTGGCCGGGCACCTGTGTGTGGAGGCTTCTGGCTCTGGCTCCAGCCTACCCCTTGCTCACCTGAACTGCACTTTCGTGCCCCCAAGCAGATTTGCTCAAAGCATCTCTGCTACTTGGGAAGTACTGTCCAATCCCATAAGCCCAGGGGTACCGGCACATCAGGAAACGGCATGAAGCCATCATCTCCGGTCTCTGCGACCCCTCCCGTGTCCCCTGCACTTGAGGGGGTCATCCACACTTTCCTCGGCTGACTTGTATTGGTCTCCATCTTCCACTGGACAGGCACCTCCCTTGCCAGCAGGCCTGTGTTCATCCATCTCTGTCTCAAGGACCCAACTAATACCCTATATTTACCAGGTGCTGGAGTTTACACAGCACTGCCACGGCTGAGCCtgtgaccttgagtgagtcaTTTCCTCTGAGGCTGAACACCGTCAGCTGCACAGTGGGGAGGACAGTAATCTAACTGGACTGCTCAGAAGATTAACTCAGATCCTGTTTGTCAGGACTCAGAATGGGGTCTGGCAGGACAGGAGTTGCCTGGTACACAGAGGCTCAGACAGAGTGCTGGTTGCCTTATGAAAGTGGAACCTTTTTGAAGAGAACAGACCAAACAAAGCATCCAAGAACGTTAGGACTATGAGCACAAAAGTCTGGGATGTGCCACAGGGAGGTCACACGACTTCGCCTCCTAGCTCCAGCTACTGCTGTGATTAAtgcaggggatgggaggggagagagggttTAGAAACTGGTGAGAAGTTGTTTTTAAATGCCAGTCTGCTTccgcttttttcccctttctcttctcagtaCGGGGCTCCTGGCATCCAGATTCTGACCAGGGGAAGGGGAACAGG
Protein-coding sequences here:
- the EZR gene encoding ezrin isoform X2, whose product is MRSWSLPSSQIQQENSFLIRVMDQHKLTRDQWEDRIQVWHAEHRGMLKDSAMLEYLKIAQDLEMYGINYFEIKNKKGTDLWLGVDALGLNIYEKDDKLTPKIGFPWSEIRNISFNDKKFVIKPIDKKAPDFVFYAPRLRINKRILQLCMGNHELYMRRRKPDTIEVQQMKAQAREEKHQKQLERQQLETEKKRRETVEREKEQMMREKEELMLRLQDFEQKTKKAEKELSDQIQRALQLEEERKRAQEEAERLEADRVAALRAKEELERQAADQIKSQEQLAAELAEYTAKIALLEEARRRKEDEVEEWQHRAKEAQDDLVKTKEELHLVMTAPPPPPPPVYEPVSYHVQDSLQDEGAEHTGYSAELSSEGILDDRNEEKRITEAEKNERVQRQLMTLTNELSQARDENKRTHNDIIHNENMRQGRDKYKTLRQIRQGNTKQRIDEFEAM
- the EZR gene encoding ezrin isoform X1, with product MPKPINVRVTTMDAELEFAIQPNTTGKQLFDQVVKTIGLREVWYFGLQYVDNKGFPTWLKLDKKVSAQEVRKENPLQFKFRAKFYPEDVSEELIQDITQKLFFLQVKEGILSDEIYCPPETAVLLGSYAVQAKFGDYNKETHKSGYLSSERLIPQRVMDQHKLTRDQWEDRIQVWHAEHRGMLKDSAMLEYLKIAQDLEMYGINYFEIKNKKGTDLWLGVDALGLNIYEKDDKLTPKIGFPWSEIRNISFNDKKFVIKPIDKKAPDFVFYAPRLRINKRILQLCMGNHELYMRRRKPDTIEVQQMKAQAREEKHQKQLERQQLETEKKRRETVEREKEQMMREKEELMLRLQDFEQKTKKAEKELSDQIQRALQLEEERKRAQEEAERLEADRVAALRAKEELERQAADQIKSQEQLAAELAEYTAKIALLEEARRRKEDEVEEWQHRAKEAQDDLVKTKEELHLVMTAPPPPPPPVYEPVSYHVQDSLQDEGAEHTGYSAELSSEGILDDRNEEKRITEAEKNERVQRQLMTLTNELSQARDENKRTHNDIIHNENMRQGRDKYKTLRQIRQGNTKQRIDEFEAM